A DNA window from Iodobacter ciconiae contains the following coding sequences:
- a CDS encoding amidohydrolase, with protein sequence MTLLLSRKVLALTSIVLMNFSFAASPVQFADTIYYGGDIVTVNDQQASAEALAVKDGVIVAVGERKALAQFKGHKTKMVNLRGQTLLPAFMDAHSHYINSLSVANQVNVYAPPAGPGTSPESIVAELKKFVKAHKIPKGVLIQAYGYDENVMPEGRQLNRDHLDAVFPDHPVLVNHVSMHGGVLNSAAMKKWKFTAEMQTPPGGVILRKPGTAEPYGLIMETAFLPVFADLPKPETDEEIIAATRAGQMMYARAGITTAHEGATHAADLKVMQKASKAGVNIIDVVAYPFITDLEEVLKDNPPESFGKYNQRLKLGGVKITIDGSPQGKTAYFTQPYLTGGPGGEENWTGEPTFPEEWVKKAVKQVYELNVPLNLHANGDAAIDLFLRAHEYAAVGDLSRDRRTTVIHSQFVRKDQMAKYAEYKIIPSLYTLHTFYFAEAHKANRGFEQASYLSPMRDAIDMGLHPSNHTDFVVAPLDQMFMLWSAVNRVSRAGEVYGADQRVTPLEALKAMTINVAFQYKEEASKGSLETGKLADLVILDQNPLKVAPMKIKDIRVMATIKEGKTIYQREK encoded by the coding sequence ATGACCCTTTTACTATCTCGTAAAGTACTGGCATTAACCAGTATTGTGCTGATGAATTTCAGCTTTGCTGCTTCCCCTGTTCAGTTTGCCGACACTATTTATTATGGCGGTGATATTGTGACGGTTAATGATCAGCAGGCCAGCGCGGAAGCTCTGGCTGTAAAAGATGGGGTGATTGTGGCCGTGGGTGAGCGTAAAGCATTGGCTCAGTTCAAAGGCCATAAAACAAAGATGGTCAATTTGCGCGGACAGACACTTTTACCTGCTTTTATGGATGCGCACAGCCACTATATCAACTCACTTTCCGTCGCTAATCAGGTGAACGTTTATGCGCCACCTGCCGGGCCAGGGACCAGCCCGGAAAGTATTGTGGCCGAGCTGAAGAAATTTGTGAAGGCTCATAAAATTCCAAAGGGCGTGCTGATTCAGGCTTATGGCTATGATGAAAATGTGATGCCGGAAGGACGGCAGCTAAATCGTGACCATCTTGATGCTGTATTTCCGGATCATCCGGTACTGGTAAATCATGTTTCCATGCATGGTGGTGTGCTCAATAGCGCCGCTATGAAAAAATGGAAATTCACGGCAGAAATGCAAACGCCTCCTGGTGGGGTTATCCTGCGCAAACCCGGGACGGCCGAGCCCTATGGCTTGATTATGGAAACGGCGTTTTTGCCGGTTTTTGCTGATTTACCCAAGCCGGAAACAGATGAAGAAATAATCGCAGCGACCCGTGCCGGCCAGATGATGTATGCCAGGGCGGGAATTACTACCGCACACGAAGGTGCAACGCATGCTGCTGATCTGAAAGTGATGCAAAAAGCCAGTAAAGCCGGCGTCAATATAATTGACGTGGTTGCTTATCCATTTATTACCGATCTTGAAGAAGTACTGAAAGACAACCCGCCTGAATCTTTTGGTAAATATAATCAGCGTTTAAAACTGGGCGGGGTGAAAATCACGATTGATGGCTCCCCCCAGGGTAAAACGGCTTATTTTACGCAGCCCTATCTGACTGGTGGCCCAGGTGGTGAGGAAAACTGGACAGGAGAGCCTACTTTTCCGGAAGAATGGGTTAAAAAAGCCGTTAAACAGGTTTATGAGCTTAATGTGCCTTTAAACCTGCATGCCAATGGTGATGCTGCAATTGATCTGTTTTTACGTGCTCATGAATATGCAGCAGTGGGCGATCTTTCCAGAGACCGGCGCACAACAGTTATTCATTCACAATTTGTGCGTAAAGATCAGATGGCTAAATACGCCGAATACAAAATCATTCCGTCCCTTTATACGCTGCATACTTTTTACTTTGCAGAAGCACACAAAGCCAATCGCGGCTTTGAGCAGGCTAGCTACCTAAGCCCGATGCGTGATGCCATTGATATGGGCCTGCACCCAAGCAATCACACTGATTTTGTTGTAGCCCCTCTGGATCAGATGTTTATGCTCTGGTCTGCCGTTAACCGCGTATCGCGTGCGGGTGAGGTTTATGGTGCTGATCAGCGTGTCACTCCACTGGAGGCGCTGAAGGCCATGACAATTAATGTGGCTTTTCAATACAAGGAAGAAGCAAGTAAAGGCTCGCTGGAAACAGGAAAGCTGGCTGATCTGGTGATTTTGGATCAGAACCCCTTGAAAGTGGCTCCGATGAAGATCAAAGATATCCGGGTGATGGCCACAATTAAAGAGGGTAAAACGATTTACCAGCGTGAAAAATAA
- a CDS encoding PP2C family protein-serine/threonine phosphatase, with translation MKFTVYQNSRQGGRQYNQDRLGYSYSRDALLLVVADGMGGHLHGEIAAQIAVELLTDLFQKKAQPVLKSPNQFLHDALLKCHAAISDYASKHQLLEIPRTTVVTCVIQDGILFWAHVGDSRLYLLRKGKILLQTKDHSKVQKLLDSGKISAEEALVHPERNKIYNCLGGNITPEIELGGIMALSDNDTLLLCTDGLWGCVTETQLIHFLSSFPVLFSVPQLMDQAELCGGKQADNISALGINWHDAEDQFFSDNAFVSTQKLDINTISTHIDPSTVSADITDEDIEAAIAEIQAAIQKYSK, from the coding sequence ATGAAATTTACCGTATATCAAAATAGCCGCCAGGGTGGCCGCCAATATAACCAGGACCGCTTGGGCTACTCCTACAGCCGCGATGCACTTTTGCTTGTCGTTGCCGATGGCATGGGCGGGCACCTGCACGGTGAAATTGCCGCACAAATTGCCGTGGAGCTGCTCACTGACCTGTTTCAAAAAAAAGCCCAGCCCGTCCTCAAAAGCCCCAATCAGTTTCTGCATGATGCCCTGCTAAAGTGCCATGCGGCTATTTCTGATTACGCCAGCAAACATCAGCTACTTGAAATCCCCCGGACAACAGTCGTAACCTGCGTTATCCAGGACGGCATATTATTTTGGGCTCATGTGGGAGATTCCCGGCTTTATCTGCTGCGTAAAGGCAAGATACTGCTGCAAACCAAAGATCATTCAAAAGTTCAAAAACTATTAGATAGTGGCAAGATCAGCGCCGAAGAAGCGCTGGTTCACCCTGAACGCAATAAAATTTACAACTGTCTTGGCGGCAACATCACGCCCGAAATCGAGTTGGGTGGCATTATGGCGCTAAGCGACAACGATACCCTGCTGCTTTGCACCGATGGCCTGTGGGGGTGCGTCACAGAAACCCAGCTCATTCACTTCCTGTCTTCTTTTCCTGTGCTGTTTTCTGTTCCTCAGCTGATGGACCAGGCAGAACTATGCGGTGGCAAACAGGCAGACAATATCAGCGCCCTGGGCATTAACTGGCATGATGCCGAGGATCAGTTTTTTTCCGATAATGCCTTTGTATCTACGCAAAAACTCGATATCAACACCATCAGCACCCATATTGATCCTTCAACTGTCTCCGCTGATATTACGGATGAGGATATCGAAGCTGCTATTGCCGAAATTCAGGCGGCTATTCAGAAATACTCCAAATAA
- a CDS encoding YicC/YloC family endoribonuclease — MILSMTGFASVQRELTDGTLSIELRSVNHRFLDLILRTPEEIRPFEGGIRERVSAKLARGKVECRVNWNARAGGEAALQLNTELLQQLLAAATVAKKIAPMASELQLGELLRWPGVLSAQVAAPESLGAACLEVLDEALTDFSASRAREGDKLKAHLLERIAGMQSIVNDVTPLIPQLAASYETRMKARFLDALGTMDDDRVRQEIVIFAQKIDIDEELSRLNAHFSEIRRILEKGGSVGKRLDFLMQELNREANTLGSKSVSAETSRASIELKVLIEQMREQIQNIE, encoded by the coding sequence ATGATTTTAAGTATGACTGGTTTTGCCTCGGTTCAACGTGAATTGACAGACGGTACATTAAGTATTGAGCTGCGTTCGGTCAACCACCGTTTTTTAGATCTTATCCTCAGAACGCCGGAAGAAATCCGCCCATTTGAAGGGGGAATTCGTGAGCGTGTGTCTGCCAAGCTTGCCCGTGGCAAAGTAGAGTGCCGGGTAAACTGGAATGCACGAGCCGGAGGAGAAGCCGCTTTACAACTTAATACAGAGCTTTTACAGCAGCTTTTGGCTGCCGCCACAGTCGCAAAAAAAATTGCTCCAATGGCTTCCGAGCTGCAGCTGGGCGAGCTGTTACGCTGGCCGGGGGTCTTATCTGCCCAGGTAGCCGCACCGGAATCACTGGGTGCTGCATGCCTGGAAGTTTTAGATGAAGCGCTGACTGATTTTAGCGCCAGCCGTGCCCGCGAAGGTGACAAGCTTAAAGCGCACCTTCTGGAACGCATTGCTGGTATGCAGAGCATTGTAAACGATGTTACCCCACTTATCCCGCAGTTGGCAGCTTCTTATGAAACTCGCATGAAAGCGCGCTTTTTAGATGCGCTGGGCACAATGGATGACGATAGAGTTCGCCAGGAGATTGTGATCTTTGCGCAAAAAATTGATATTGATGAAGAACTCTCGCGCCTGAATGCTCACTTTAGCGAAATTCGCCGTATCCTGGAAAAAGGCGGCTCTGTTGGTAAACGCCTCGACTTTTTAATGCAAGAGCTGAACCGTGAAGCCAATACCCTTGGTTCTAAATCAGTCAGCGCCGAAACCAGCCGCGCTTCGATTGAATTAAAAGTTTTAATTGAGCAAATGCGTGAGCAGATTCAGAATATTGAGTAA
- a CDS encoding heparan-alpha-glucosaminide N-acetyltransferase — MQTQNRKPLPDLLRGVAVVLMVFFHFCFDLAYFGKLAVQTNVEPEWVALRILIVTLFAAVAGFTTGDKINPARQLKLLACAMAATLGSWLIFPHAVIWFGVLHFFFVAGLLAPFFIKQTTLNLLLGPSLILLGIYLQAPLFNHPALAWLGMMTYKPITEDYVPLIPWFGVILLGIAAQRLIPTGWMTLGSAKSLSPIRWIGRHSLIIYLLHQPVLFAALGLIFKK, encoded by the coding sequence ATGCAGACACAAAACCGTAAGCCTCTGCCTGATCTGCTCCGGGGAGTAGCCGTTGTATTAATGGTTTTCTTCCATTTTTGCTTTGATCTGGCTTATTTTGGCAAGCTTGCGGTTCAAACCAATGTCGAGCCGGAATGGGTGGCCCTTCGCATCCTGATTGTTACCCTCTTTGCTGCAGTAGCAGGCTTCACCACGGGAGATAAAATCAATCCCGCACGCCAGCTGAAGCTTCTAGCCTGTGCAATGGCTGCCACCTTAGGCAGCTGGCTTATTTTCCCCCATGCAGTCATCTGGTTTGGCGTCCTGCATTTCTTTTTTGTGGCAGGGCTGCTTGCCCCTTTTTTTATTAAACAGACCACACTTAATCTACTCCTGGGGCCCAGCCTGATCTTGCTGGGCATTTATCTGCAAGCACCGCTATTCAATCACCCGGCTCTCGCCTGGTTGGGCATGATGACTTACAAACCAATCACAGAAGATTACGTGCCACTCATCCCCTGGTTTGGAGTAATTTTACTCGGGATCGCTGCACAGCGGCTTATTCCCACAGGCTGGATGACCCTTGGCAGCGCCAAAAGCCTTAGCCCGATACGCTGGATAGGGCGGCACAGCCTGATCATTTATCTGCTGCATCAGCCGGTATTATTTGCTGCTCTAGGCCTGATTTTTAAAAAATAA
- a CDS encoding heme ABC transporter ATP-binding protein translates to MSSLLNAQNLYFKRGKQLILNDVSMALRAGEVTAILGANGAGKSTLLSLLSGEIRADQGEICLKGENIAKIPAAKLARQRAVLPQNPTLTFDLGVEEVIGMGAYPFSELSPNAVCSLSLKVLQLADISHLAQRRYMHLSGGEQQRVQFARVLLQILANPGQPRYLLLDEPTASLDPRHQHALLAVVSRLAQTENIAVAVVLHDVNLAARWCSHLLLLKNGSTVAYGTPQEVLTPDLLGTAYGIASTVIPHPNHKERCLVLFE, encoded by the coding sequence ATGTCCAGCTTATTAAATGCTCAAAATCTTTACTTTAAACGTGGCAAGCAACTCATTTTGAATGATGTTTCCATGGCACTTCGTGCCGGTGAAGTAACCGCTATTCTGGGAGCCAATGGGGCAGGCAAATCTACGCTGCTATCACTGCTGTCTGGAGAGATCAGGGCCGATCAGGGAGAAATCTGCTTAAAAGGGGAAAATATCGCAAAAATACCAGCGGCAAAGCTTGCCCGCCAGCGCGCTGTGCTGCCACAAAACCCAACTCTGACTTTCGATCTGGGGGTTGAAGAAGTGATTGGCATGGGAGCCTACCCCTTTAGCGAGCTATCACCTAACGCCGTATGCAGCCTAAGTTTAAAAGTTTTACAGCTGGCCGATATCAGCCATCTGGCTCAGCGCCGTTATATGCATCTTTCCGGCGGCGAGCAGCAGCGTGTGCAATTTGCCCGCGTGCTGCTGCAAATCCTCGCCAACCCGGGCCAGCCACGATATTTGCTGCTGGATGAGCCGACCGCCAGCCTGGACCCCCGCCATCAGCACGCTTTACTCGCCGTAGTCAGCCGCCTGGCTCAAACCGAAAATATCGCCGTTGCCGTCGTTCTGCACGATGTAAACCTCGCCGCCCGCTGGTGCAGCCATTTACTGCTGCTCAAAAACGGCAGCACCGTTGCCTACGGCACACCGCAAGAAGTATTAACGCCAGATCTGCTCGGCACTGCTTATGGTATAGCATCCACCGTTATCCCTCATCCTAACCATAAAGAGCGATGCCTGGTGCTGTTTGAATAA
- the rph gene encoding ribonuclease PH codes for MRPSSRRSDELRSVRITRQYTRHAEGSVLIEFGDTKVLCTASVEENVPSFLKGKGQGWVTAEYGMLPRSTNSRMRREAAQGKQSGRTQEIQRLIGRSLRSVVDMAALGERQIIIDCDVLQADGGTRTASITGAFVALSDAINGLIAAGKLTTSPIREHVAAISVGVYKGVAVLDLDYPEDSDCETDMNVVMTASGKFVEVQGTAEGDAFSREEMNTLLNLAEQGIRDLITMQKTALAL; via the coding sequence ATGCGCCCTTCCTCACGTCGCTCCGATGAGCTTCGCAGCGTTCGCATCACCCGCCAATACACCCGCCATGCCGAAGGATCGGTACTGATCGAGTTTGGCGACACCAAAGTACTCTGCACAGCCTCAGTGGAAGAAAACGTACCTTCCTTTCTAAAGGGTAAAGGTCAGGGCTGGGTGACGGCGGAATACGGCATGTTGCCCCGCTCCACCAATAGCCGTATGCGGCGTGAAGCCGCTCAGGGCAAGCAAAGCGGCCGAACCCAGGAAATCCAGCGCCTGATTGGCCGCTCATTACGCTCAGTCGTCGATATGGCCGCCTTAGGCGAGCGCCAGATTATTATTGACTGTGACGTACTTCAAGCCGATGGCGGTACCCGTACCGCCAGCATTACCGGCGCATTTGTTGCACTAAGCGACGCAATCAATGGCTTGATTGCGGCAGGCAAACTCACCACTTCACCGATTCGTGAACATGTCGCAGCAATTTCTGTGGGTGTTTATAAAGGTGTAGCAGTGTTGGATCTGGATTACCCGGAAGACTCGGACTGCGAAACAGACATGAATGTAGTTATGACAGCCAGTGGAAAGTTTGTAGAAGTGCAGGGAACAGCCGAAGGTGATGCATTTAGCCGCGAAGAAATGAATACATTATTAAATTTAGCCGAGCAAGGAATCAGGGACCTTATCACCATGCAAAAAACAGCACTAGCCCTCTGA
- a CDS encoding FecCD family ABC transporter permease translates to MTAITHPRRVIQQDSNWQLWMLAGLLVLLLMISASSGAVSIPLSQLPKLLFSPRFETGTEQQLWQSVLLDMRLPRVLFGALAGAVLALTGAAMQALFRNPLAEPGLLGISSGASLGAVTAILFGGGSLMVLAPAAFAGSLIATALAYHLGKRYQGIAGLLLAGIAINAICGSLIGLMTYMADDNQLRSLTFWSMGSLAGGTWSLLGMLSPALLIISAMVMRHWRAMNALLLGEREAQHLGFPMKAIRRKLVLLTALLIGPLVAATGGIGFVGLVVPHLVRMMLGADHRRLLPAAMLGGAIALVAADCLARLVAQPAELPIGIVTSLIGGPFFLWLLISRK, encoded by the coding sequence ATGACGGCAATAACCCATCCCCGCCGAGTAATACAGCAAGATTCCAACTGGCAGCTGTGGATGCTTGCGGGCCTGCTTGTCCTGCTCCTGATGATTTCAGCCAGCAGCGGTGCGGTCAGTATTCCCCTCTCGCAATTACCCAAGCTGTTATTCAGCCCAAGATTTGAAACAGGCACGGAGCAGCAGCTCTGGCAAAGCGTTTTGCTGGATATGCGTTTGCCGCGTGTCTTATTTGGCGCACTAGCGGGTGCAGTGTTGGCGCTCACCGGTGCCGCCATGCAGGCTTTATTCAGAAATCCACTGGCTGAACCCGGCCTTCTGGGTATTAGCTCAGGCGCATCTTTAGGTGCAGTCACGGCCATTTTATTTGGCGGGGGCAGCTTGATGGTACTGGCTCCGGCAGCCTTTGCCGGCAGCCTGATTGCCACGGCACTGGCTTATCATCTGGGTAAGCGTTATCAAGGCATTGCCGGGCTGCTGCTGGCAGGCATTGCAATCAATGCCATTTGCGGCAGCCTGATTGGACTGATGACCTATATGGCTGATGATAATCAGCTGCGCAGCCTCACCTTCTGGAGCATGGGCAGCTTAGCGGGTGGCACATGGTCTTTGCTTGGCATGCTTAGCCCTGCCCTGCTCATTATTTCAGCCATGGTCATGCGCCACTGGCGCGCCATGAATGCACTACTGCTGGGTGAGCGCGAAGCGCAGCATCTGGGTTTTCCCATGAAGGCCATCCGGCGCAAATTAGTGCTGCTCACCGCGCTGTTAATTGGCCCGCTGGTGGCAGCAACCGGGGGAATTGGCTTTGTGGGGCTGGTGGTGCCCCATCTGGTGCGGATGATGCTGGGTGCAGATCACAGACGCCTGCTGCCTGCTGCCATGTTAGGCGGTGCCATAGCCCTTGTCGCCGCCGACTGCCTGGCCCGCCTTGTAGCACAGCCTGCTGAGCTGCCAATTGGAATTGTTACCAGCCTGATTGGTGGCCCGTTCTTTCTTTGGCTGCTGATTTCGCGAAAATAA
- the prs gene encoding ribose-phosphate diphosphokinase, translating into MMDLCSSRFYLPRLENKGEEYKQFQFGAGESHFQILSQTGRHAEIMFRYSGDQSIIQLLLLTDALKRQGAEEIDLYIPYFPGARQDRVCNPGEALSVKVYADLINRQNFNRVFIFDPHSDVTTALLNKVHVVKNHQLIEQAIEDIGEKVLLISPDAGSNKKIFELSMQLGGLEVIRADKVRDVSSGKIIDTEVYCNDLGGKTCVIVDDICSGGRTFMELAKKLKNKNCGRIILIVSHYEGVAKEADLHASGIDAVFSTNSLKDIASSDFLKIKDIWSFMPFMPNQGVSK; encoded by the coding sequence ATGATGGATCTATGTTCTAGCCGTTTTTATTTACCCCGCCTGGAAAATAAGGGGGAGGAATATAAACAGTTTCAATTTGGCGCGGGTGAAAGTCACTTTCAAATATTATCCCAGACCGGTCGTCATGCCGAGATTATGTTTCGCTATTCAGGCGATCAATCCATTATTCAGCTGCTGTTACTGACGGATGCTTTAAAGCGCCAGGGGGCTGAAGAGATTGATCTGTATATTCCTTATTTTCCTGGTGCACGGCAGGACAGGGTATGTAATCCGGGTGAGGCACTTTCTGTAAAAGTATATGCAGATTTAATTAACCGGCAAAATTTTAATCGAGTTTTTATATTTGATCCACATAGTGATGTAACGACGGCTTTATTAAATAAAGTACATGTGGTTAAAAATCATCAATTAATTGAGCAGGCGATTGAAGATATTGGTGAAAAGGTGTTGTTAATTTCTCCTGATGCAGGCTCAAATAAAAAAATATTTGAATTGTCTATGCAGCTTGGTGGTTTAGAGGTGATCAGGGCCGATAAAGTACGGGATGTCAGTAGTGGTAAGATTATTGATACTGAAGTGTACTGTAATGATCTGGGTGGCAAAACCTGCGTTATTGTTGATGATATCTGCTCTGGTGGCCGCACATTTATGGAGCTGGCTAAAAAGTTAAAAAATAAAAATTGCGGCAGGATTATTTTAATTGTTTCGCATTATGAGGGCGTGGCTAAAGAGGCGGATTTACATGCCAGTGGAATCGATGCTGTTTTTAGCACCAATAGCCTGAAAGATATAGCAAGTTCTGATTTTTTAAAAATAAAAGACATCTGGTCCTTTATGCCTTTTATGCCAAATCAAGGAGTGTCAAAATGA
- a CDS encoding nicotinate phosphoribosyltransferase: MNLNPVTAIDGYKVDHRRQYPDQTEIVFSNLTARTTRRNYTDKMVFFGLQYFIKDFLIKCWNADFFQQPKEVVIRRFERRINNYLGANNVGTQHIADLHDLGYLPIKIMALPEGSVYPLRVPCLVIFNTDERFFWLTNYLETILSTNIWGMCTSATTAHEYKKIFTKYALETDGSTEFVNWQGHDFSFRGMFGAQAAVMSGAAHLLSFTGTDTIPAIDFLEDYYLADSDKELVGGSVAATEHSVMCAGGMENELETFRRLIEDIYPAGIVSIVSDSWDFWQVMTDFTMQLKDKILARNGKVVFRPDTGSPVKMICGDASAPLGSPEYKGAIECLWEVFGGTESSQGYKQLDPHVGLIYGDSITIEIAEAICAGLKAKGFASTNVVFGIGSYTYQYVTRDTDGFAVKATFAKIAGIDKEIFKAPKTGDGIKNSAKGLVAVYKNKQGDFYLKEQASWSDVYHCEFIPVFENGKILNEVSLAEIRARLAAN; encoded by the coding sequence ATGAACTTGAACCCTGTGACTGCCATTGATGGTTATAAAGTAGATCATCGCAGACAATATCCTGATCAGACTGAAATTGTATTTAGCAATTTAACCGCCAGAACTACACGCAGAAATTACACTGATAAAATGGTGTTTTTTGGTTTACAGTATTTTATTAAAGATTTTCTGATTAAGTGCTGGAACGCTGATTTTTTTCAACAACCTAAAGAAGTGGTCATTCGCCGTTTTGAGCGTCGCATTAATAACTATCTTGGCGCTAATAATGTGGGTACGCAGCATATTGCTGATTTACATGATCTGGGTTATTTGCCAATTAAAATCATGGCATTGCCGGAAGGCTCGGTTTACCCGCTGCGTGTGCCATGCCTTGTTATTTTTAATACCGATGAGCGTTTTTTCTGGCTGACTAATTATCTGGAAACCATTCTTTCGACCAATATCTGGGGCATGTGTACCAGCGCAACTACGGCGCATGAATATAAAAAAATCTTCACTAAATATGCCTTAGAAACAGACGGCAGTACGGAGTTTGTAAACTGGCAGGGCCATGATTTCAGCTTTAGAGGCATGTTTGGTGCACAAGCTGCGGTAATGAGTGGTGCCGCGCATTTACTAAGCTTTACCGGTACGGATACTATTCCGGCAATTGATTTTCTGGAAGATTATTATCTGGCCGATAGTGATAAGGAATTGGTTGGCGGCAGTGTCGCAGCCACCGAGCACTCGGTAATGTGTGCTGGCGGAATGGAAAATGAATTAGAAACATTTCGCCGTTTAATTGAAGATATTTACCCGGCCGGAATTGTGAGTATTGTTTCTGACTCATGGGATTTCTGGCAGGTCATGACTGATTTTACTATGCAGCTAAAAGATAAAATATTGGCCCGTAATGGTAAGGTGGTATTCAGACCGGATACCGGTTCTCCTGTCAAAATGATTTGCGGTGATGCCAGCGCGCCGCTGGGCAGCCCGGAATATAAAGGAGCAATTGAATGCCTGTGGGAAGTGTTTGGCGGAACAGAAAGTAGTCAGGGCTATAAGCAGCTTGATCCGCATGTCGGTTTGATTTATGGCGATTCAATTACCATTGAAATTGCCGAAGCCATTTGTGCAGGCTTAAAAGCCAAAGGCTTTGCTTCGACCAATGTGGTGTTTGGTATTGGCAGCTATACCTATCAATATGTCACTAGAGACACTGATGGTTTTGCGGTAAAAGCAACTTTTGCAAAAATTGCCGGAATCGATAAAGAAATATTTAAAGCTCCAAAAACCGGTGATGGTATCAAGAATTCAGCTAAAGGTCTGGTTGCGGTATATAAAAATAAGCAGGGCGATTTTTATTTAAAAGAGCAAGCCAGCTGGAGCGATGTTTACCATTGCGAATTTATCCCGGTATTTGAAAATGGTAAAATTCTGAATGAAGTGAGCCTTGCGGAAATAAGAGCCAGATTAGCTGCAAATTAA
- a CDS encoding serine/threonine protein kinase, translating into MATPSNQPLARGYQLQNYTIAKLLSAGGFSIVYLAHDEKDYPVAIKEYLPNSLALRTEGELVQARNEDSVALFRHGLKCFFEEGKTLAHIQHPNIIRVRNFFRANDTVYMVMEYERGRTLQKEIQLKHSRGGVDEKLIRHVFYHLLNGLREVHLNKLLHLDIKPANIYIRKDGSPVLLDFGSARQTLALEQSKLTPMYTPGFAAPEQYNKQDQQGPWTDIYGVGASLFSCIAGTAPQAADQRLKLDKVIKLHDRYGDRYSPELIELISSCLNLDPSLRPQSVHQLQKQLLERGSAPVKRSGIVSILRRKWSVYSSKGQLETE; encoded by the coding sequence ATGGCAACCCCAAGCAACCAACCGCTCGCACGCGGTTATCAACTTCAAAACTACACAATCGCTAAACTACTGTCTGCAGGTGGCTTTAGCATTGTGTATCTGGCACATGACGAAAAAGATTATCCAGTCGCCATTAAGGAATATTTACCCAATTCTTTAGCCCTCAGAACCGAGGGTGAACTGGTACAGGCTCGCAACGAGGACAGTGTTGCCTTGTTTCGCCACGGCTTGAAATGCTTCTTTGAAGAAGGCAAGACCTTAGCCCATATCCAGCACCCGAATATCATCCGGGTACGTAACTTTTTCCGCGCCAACGACACGGTATACATGGTGATGGAGTACGAGCGTGGCCGAACCCTGCAAAAGGAAATCCAGCTAAAACACAGCAGAGGCGGTGTGGATGAGAAACTGATCCGCCATGTGTTTTACCATTTACTCAATGGTTTACGCGAAGTTCATCTGAATAAACTGCTTCATCTGGATATTAAGCCTGCCAATATTTATATTCGTAAAGACGGCTCGCCAGTTTTACTGGATTTTGGTTCTGCACGTCAAACACTGGCTTTAGAGCAAAGTAAACTGACCCCTATGTATACCCCCGGGTTTGCCGCGCCCGAGCAATATAATAAACAGGATCAGCAAGGCCCCTGGACAGATATCTATGGTGTGGGGGCCAGTTTATTTTCCTGCATCGCAGGCACAGCACCACAAGCTGCCGACCAGCGTTTAAAACTGGATAAAGTGATAAAACTCCACGATCGTTATGGTGACCGCTACTCACCTGAGCTTATCGAACTCATCTCTTCCTGCCTGAACTTGGATCCAAGCCTCAGGCCGCAAAGCGTGCATCAGCTTCAGAAGCAGCTGTTAGAGAGGGGATCAGCTCCGGTTAAACGTAGTGGTATCGTCAGTATTTTACGTCGTAAATGGTCGGTATACTCAAGCAAAGGCCAGCTGGAAACAGAATGA
- a CDS encoding NUDIX domain-containing protein, with protein MEYTNPLFTVDSVLFTVKNEQLLVLLTKRAQAPFTGCWGLPGGFIDVQQDTNTDATASRKLEAKAGLKPAYLEQLQVISGPDRDPRGFSVTLAYFALVAYQNVSPQISSVESASWIAVNDLEKINLAFDHLEIIQIAKQRLQQKTLYSMTPVFCLPTQFTIGQLKSVIETIIEKPIQRKSLMRRIEASDIFDLSEKKIPSGGRMAQLYTLKPGADLVNFERNLNA; from the coding sequence ATGGAATATACAAACCCCTTATTTACTGTCGATAGTGTTTTATTCACCGTAAAAAACGAGCAGCTGCTGGTGCTACTTACCAAACGCGCACAAGCCCCCTTTACAGGTTGCTGGGGATTGCCGGGTGGGTTTATCGACGTACAGCAAGACACAAATACCGATGCGACGGCAAGCCGCAAACTGGAAGCCAAAGCAGGCTTAAAACCGGCCTATCTGGAACAGCTGCAGGTTATATCCGGGCCAGATCGGGATCCGCGTGGCTTTAGCGTAACGCTTGCCTACTTTGCTCTGGTGGCCTATCAGAATGTCAGCCCTCAAATCAGCAGTGTTGAATCTGCAAGCTGGATTGCAGTTAATGATCTGGAAAAAATAAACCTGGCCTTTGATCATTTAGAGATTATTCAAATCGCAAAACAAAGGTTGCAGCAAAAAACGCTTTATTCAATGACACCGGTATTTTGCCTGCCCACGCAATTTACGATCGGCCAGTTAAAATCGGTCATCGAAACCATTATCGAAAAACCCATCCAGAGAAAAAGCCTGATGCGCCGGATTGAGGCATCAGACATCTTTGATCTCAGCGAAAAGAAGATTCCGTCAGGCGGGCGCATGGCCCAGCTTTATACGTTAAAGCCAGGTGCAGATCTGGTGAATTTTGAGCGGAATTTAAATGCCTAG